A section of the Gloeobacter violaceus PCC 7421 genome encodes:
- a CDS encoding prepilin-type N-terminal cleavage/methylation domain-containing protein: MDCMLFTRPLRGFSLVEMVLALAVGAALGLAAVTVGLYWRGEAQRRLLGASVPLIAQAMRQYARAHGSLPDLAVAEDSDRWLVLYTPPGSTTLPDGARRTLPDGIAYQRLQTYVPSSIPFGQVPGRVRLTGTGCEPTDRLTECTLSIVP, encoded by the coding sequence ATGGACTGTATGCTCTTCACCCGCCCGCTGCGTGGTTTTTCGTTGGTCGAGATGGTGCTTGCCCTCGCTGTCGGGGCGGCCTTGGGTCTGGCGGCGGTGACGGTGGGACTGTACTGGCGGGGTGAAGCGCAGCGGCGGCTCCTGGGCGCCTCGGTGCCCCTCATTGCCCAGGCGATGCGCCAGTACGCGCGCGCCCACGGCAGTCTGCCCGATCTGGCCGTGGCGGAAGATAGCGATCGCTGGTTGGTCCTCTACACGCCGCCGGGATCGACCACCCTCCCGGACGGCGCCCGCCGCACACTGCCGGACGGCATCGCTTACCAACGCCTGCAGACGTATGTGCCTTCGAGTATTCCCTTTGGCCAGGTCCCCGGGCGGGTGCGGCTCACCGGCACCGGTTGCGAGCCGACGGACCGTCTCACCGAATGCACCTTGAGCATCGTGCCATGA
- the ispE gene encoding 4-(cytidine 5'-diphospho)-2-C-methyl-D-erythritol kinase: protein MKTVRLRAAAKINLYLEILGVRPDNFHELVMVLQSVDLADTVTLRAAPTTRVSCSHPLVPNDRTNLAVRAVEVLQKHTGIDEGVEIVIEKRIPVASGLAGGSTDAAAVLAGLNVLWDLGLTQRQLQSLGAQIGSDIPFCVTGGTALAMGRGEVLSPLPALKGVYLVLAKLADLQVSTAWAYQTYRREYLSEGTAPRARTSALLSAVASQEVARIAPLLHNDLERAVLPAYPQVSALREHLVSAGALGAMMSGSGPAVFGLARDRAHAEAVCAVLAGEPGLELFVCKTQQAGILMEESESSDL from the coding sequence ATGAAGACTGTTCGCCTGCGGGCCGCCGCCAAGATCAATCTCTACCTCGAGATACTCGGGGTACGCCCCGACAACTTCCACGAATTGGTGATGGTGCTGCAGAGCGTTGATCTGGCCGACACCGTCACCCTGCGCGCCGCGCCCACGACCAGGGTGAGTTGCTCCCATCCATTGGTGCCCAACGACCGTACCAATCTGGCGGTAAGAGCGGTCGAAGTGCTTCAGAAGCACACCGGCATCGACGAAGGAGTCGAGATTGTCATCGAGAAGCGCATCCCGGTAGCGAGCGGTCTGGCGGGCGGCTCCACCGACGCCGCCGCAGTGCTGGCGGGGCTCAACGTGCTTTGGGATCTCGGCTTGACCCAGAGACAGCTGCAGTCTCTGGGTGCTCAAATCGGCTCGGATATTCCCTTTTGTGTGACAGGCGGCACCGCCCTTGCTATGGGCCGGGGTGAAGTGCTCTCGCCTCTGCCGGCCCTGAAGGGGGTCTACTTAGTGCTGGCCAAACTCGCCGATTTGCAGGTATCCACCGCCTGGGCCTACCAGACCTACCGGCGCGAGTATCTGAGCGAGGGTACCGCGCCGCGCGCCCGCACCAGTGCTCTGCTCTCGGCGGTGGCCAGCCAGGAGGTTGCCCGCATCGCACCACTGTTGCACAACGACCTGGAGCGCGCCGTGCTGCCCGCCTACCCGCAGGTGAGCGCGCTGCGCGAACACTTGGTGAGCGCCGGGGCACTGGGGGCAATGATGTCTGGCTCCGGCCCGGCGGTGTTTGGCCTTGCAAGGGACCGCGCCCACGCCGAGGCTGTTTGTGCCGTCCTTGCGGGTGAACCCGGACTGGAACTGTTCGTCTGCAAAACCCAGCAGGCGGGCATCCTGATGGAAGAATCGGAGTCCTCCGACTTGTAA